The Sphaerisporangium siamense genome includes the window CTAACTCGATGGCGAAGGCGGCATGGCCCTCACGTGTGGGGAGGTTCGCTGACCGTGCCGACGGGGTACCGATTGCAAAATTCCCCGAGAGATACGGGCACAAGACGGACCGCCCAGACGTTACAGACGCGCGACGCGTGACGCGCACTCAATAGATGAGGGGGATGAATACGCAAATGGCCACCGATTACGACAGCCCACGCAAGACCGACGATGACCTGAGTGAGGACAGCCTTCAGGAGCTACAGGCGCGGCGGACCGACAAGTCCTCCGGCAGCATCGACATCGACGAGACCGATCTCGCCGAGTCGCTGGAGCTGCCCGGTGCCGACCTGTCGAACGAGGAGCTCTCGCTCCGGGTGATCCCGCGCCAGGCGGACGAGTTCACCTGCTCGCGATGCTTCCTCGTGCATCACCGCAGTCAGCTTGCCTCCGACAAGGGTGGGCAGCAGATCTGCCGAGAATGCGCCGCCTGACACTCAGGGAGGGTCCGTGACCTCTGGAGCGGATCGATCATCGCAGGACCGGCCAGGCCGGGACGAGGAGCCGGATGGCGCGGCGGGCCCGCGTCACACCGACATTCCGGACGTCGAGGGCGCCGGGGACACCCCGGGCGGCGAGCTGACCCGCGGCCAGGCCGACACCGAGGTCGCCGAGCTGGTCGGGAAGCTTTCCGGCGCCGACGACATGGACGGGGCCGAGCGGCGGCGGCTGCTCGGCCGCCTCAGCATGTCGCTGGTCGCGGCCGCGCGGCGGGCGCGGGTGACGGGCGAGGGGCGCGGCCGATGGCTGGCCGACGTCTTCGCCTCCATAGTGCCGCGTCTTCCCATCCGTGACCTCGCGACACTCCAGGAACACCACTACGGTCTCAGCGGCGAGGCCCTCGCCGACGACCTGGTGCGCACGGCCATCAAGGCCACCACCGCCGTCGGAGCGGTCGGCGGCGCCCTGGCGGCCGCCCAGTTCGCCGCCCCGCCGCTGCTGCTCTCCGCCCCCGCCCAGCTCGTCGCCGAGACCCTCGTGGTCGCCGCGATCGAGGTCAAGCTGATCGCCGAGCTGCACGAGGTGTACGGCGTGCAGGTTCCCGGCACGACCCCCCAGCGCGCGGTCGCCTTCACCGTGGCGTGGACCAAACAGCGCGGCGTCGACCCGCTGGCTCCCGCGTCCGTCACGCTGGCCCTCGGCACCGCGGCCAAGGCGTCGCTGCGCAACCGTCTTCTGCGCACCCTCGGCCGCCATCTGACCACACTGGGCCCGTTCCTCACCGGCGCCATCGCCGGAGGCGCGCTCAACCGGATGGCCACCAAGCGGCTCTCCGAGGCCGTCAGGACCGACCTGCGCCGCCAGCGGGCCCTGCCCCCCGCCTGAGCCGGCCTCCCGCGTCCCCCGCGGTTTCTATCTCCCCTCGCCCCGCCTCACGCGTCGCGGACGGCGTCCCTTAACGGTCTCGCGCCGCATCGCGATTTATGGGCCCAAAACCCGATGAATGCCACTTATGTCGGGTACGTGCATACTCCTGCGCCCGAGGCCGTGTACGGAGGGCTGCGACCGGTTTCGTAAGGTAGTCATAAACCGATCACGAGGGAGGACATGTGCGCAGCTCATTCCTGATCGTCGCGAACCGGTTGCCCGTGGACCGGACGATCACCCCGGACGGGACCGCCTCGTGGCGGCGCAGCCCCGGCGGGCTCGTCACCGCGATAGCCCCCGTGATGCAGCGCCGCGACGGCGCCTGGCTGGGCTGGCACGGAGCACCCGACGAGGAGCTCAAGCCCTTCGAGCACGACGGCATGAACCTCATCCCCATCCCTCTGTCGGCCGGCGAGGTCGAGCTCTACTACGAGGGCTTCTCCAACGCCACCCTGTGGCCGCTCTACCACGACGTGGTCGCCACGCCGGTCTACTCCCGCGTCCTGTGGGACGCCTACCGCGCGGTCAACGAGCGGTTCGCCCGGGCCGCGGCCGACACCGCCGCGGAGAACGCCGTGGTCTGGGTGCAGGACTACCAGCTCCAGCTCGTGCCCGCGATGCTGCGGGCCCTGCGGCCCGACGTGCGCATCGGCTTCTTCCTGCACATCCCTTTCCCGCCCGCCGAGCTGTTCTGGCAGCTCCCCTGGCGGCGCGAGATCCTGGAGGGCCTGCTCGGCGCCGACCTGGTCGGCTTCCAGCGGCCCGGCGGTGCGTCCAACTTCATCCGCCTGTGCCGCCGCCAGCTCGGCCTGCAGAACCAGCGCCAGGAGATCTCCTACGGCGAGCGGACCGTGCGCGCCGAGGCGTTCCCCATATCCGTCGACTTCAGCGAGCTGGACACCCTGGTGCGCGAGCCGCACATCATCGCCCGCGCCAAGGAGATCCGCGCCGAGCTGGGCGAGCCCGAGCACGTCATGCTCGGCGTCGACCGGCTCGACTACACCAAGGGCATCGGCCAGCGCCTGAAGGCGTTCGGAGAGCTGCTCGCCGACAAGACCGTCGCCCCGGGGGAGGCGGTCTTCGTCCAGATCGCGACCCCGAGCCGCGAGCGCGTCGAGGAGTACCGCAACCTGCGCGACGACATCGAACTGCGCGTCGGCCGCATCAACGGCCAGTACGGCGTGCTCGGCGTCCCCCCGATCAACTACTTCCACCAGTCCTACGACCGCGACGAGCTGGCCGCGCTCTACTGCGCCGCCGACGTCATGGTCGTCACCCCGCTGCGCGACGGCATGAACCTCGTGGCCAAGGAGTACGTCGCCTGCCGCCACGACCTGCGGGGCGCGCTGGTGCTCAGCGAGTTCGCCGGCGCCGCCGACGAGCTCAAGCACGCCTACCTGGTCAACCCGTGGGACGTGGACGGGCTCAAACGGCAGATGGTGGCCGCGCTGCGGGCCACGCCGCACGAGCTGTCGCGCCGGATGCGCTCCATGCGGCGCCGCGTGGCGACCTACGACGTCGACCGGTGGGCCGGCGACTTCCTGGCGGCCCTGGAACGCTGAGCGCGGCCCGGACGCCGAGCGGCGCCGAGGCGTTCCCCGCGCGCCTCCACGCCGCCCTCGCCGGGCGGACTACCCGACCACCTGCTCGGCCTTACGGGTGACGCTCTTCCATGCCTGGTAGCGCTTGTGGGCCGTCCGGGTGGCCACGATGCGGGTGACCTCCATGCCGACGCCCATCACCACCGCGAAGCCGATCGCCTCGGCGAGGCTCGTCTCCAGCGAGTTCGGGTCCGCGGGAGGCTCCTTGCCGGTGGTCTTGCGCCAGCCGTACTCGATCGCCTTGCGGGCGACGAAGCCGACGCCGAGCCCGACCACCGCCCCGATCAGGCGCCACGCCATGTCCTGCTTCTCGGCCTCGGCCGACCTGCCGCCCATGATCTCTCCCCTCGTCGATCTGCCAAACCCTAGTCTGTCGTGCCCGGCGCCGCCGCGACGCCATACCATAAGGCGCCATGACCCAACAGCGACCGCACCGTGCCACCGTTCCCGACAGGCCCTCCTTGGACGGCCTCGAAGCGGTATGGGCGGCCCGCTGGGATGGAGAGGGCACCTACCGTTTCGACCGGTCGAAGACCCGCGACGAGGTCTACTCGATCGACACGCCCCCGCCCACGGTGTCGGGGTCGCTGCACGTCGGACACGTCTTCTCCTACACCCACACCGACACCCTGGCCCGCTACCGGCGCATGCGCGGTCGTGAGGTCTTCTACCCCATGGGCTGGGACGACAACGGCCTGCCCACCGAGCGCCGCGTGCAGAACCACTTCGGCGTCCGCTGCGACCCCTCCCTCCCGTACGACCCGGCGTTCACGCCGCCCGCCGCGCCCGACCCCAAGCGCCCGGCGCGGGTCTCGCGGCGCAACTTCACCGAGCTGTGCGAGCGGCTCACCGCCGAGGACGAGAAGGCGTTCGAGGAGCTGTGGCGCCACCTCGGCCTGTCGGTCGACTGGTCGCTCACCTACGCCACCATCGACGCCGCCTCCCGCGCGGCCTCCCAGCGCGCCTTCCTGCGCAACATGGCGCGCGGGGAGGCCTATCTGGCCGAGGGACCCACCCTGTGGGACGTCACCTTCGGCACGGCCGTCGCCCAGGCCGAGCTGGAGGACCGGGAGTGGCCCGGCGCCTTCCACCGGATCCGCTTCGGCGGAGCGCCCGGCACCGCCCACGAGGACGGCGTGTTCATCGAGACCACCCGGCCGGAGCTGATCCCCGCCTGCGTGGCCCTGGTGGCCCACCCCGACGACGAGCGCTACCGGCCGCTGTTCGGCCGCACCGTCACCACCCCGATCTTCGGCGTCCCGGTCCCGGTCGTGGCGCACCGCCTCGCCGAGCCGGGCAAGGGCTCCGGCATCGCCATGATCTGCACCTTCGGCGATGTCACCGACGTCGTCTGGTGGCGCGAGCTGGACCTGCCGACCCGCCCGGTCATCGGCTGGGACGGCCGCCTGCTGCCCGAGCCGCCCGACGGCGTCCCCGCCGGGCCGTACGCCGAACTGGCCGGGAAGACCACCCACTCCGCCCGCGAGCGGCTCGTGCAGATGCTGCGCGACTCCGGCGACCTGGACGGCGAGCCGCGCAAGATCTCCCGCCCGGTGAAGTTCTACGAGAAGGGCGACCGCCCGCTGGAGATCGTCACCACCCGCCAGTGGTACATCCGCAACGGCGGCCGGGACGCGGCCCTGCGCGAGGCCCTGGTCGAGCGCGGCCGCGAGCTGGAGTGGCACCCGCCGCACATGCGCGTGCGCTACGAGAACTGGGTGCAGGGGCTCGCGGGCGACTGGCTGATCTCACGGCAGCGCTTCTTCGGCGTGCCGATCCCCGTCTGGTACCCGCTGGACTCCGAGGGCCGTCCCATCCACGAGTCGCCGATCGCGGCGGACGAGCGGTCCCTGCCGGTGGACCCGGCGAGCGACGCGCCGCCCGGGTACGCCGAGGAGCAACGGGGCAAGCCCTTCGGCTTCGCCGCCGACCCCGACGTCATGGACACCTGGGCGACGTCCTCGCTCTCGCCGCAGACCGTCTCCGGCTGGGAGCGCGACCCCGACCTGTTCGCCCGCGTGTTCCCCATGGACCTGCGCCCGCAGGCCCACGAGATCATCCGCACGTGGCTGTTCGCCTCGGTGGTCAGGGCCCACCTGGAGAACGGCGTGCTGCCCTGGCGGCACGCGGCCATCTCGGGGTGGATCCTCGACCCCGACCGCAAGAAGATGTCCAAGTCCAAGGGCAACGTCGTCACGCCGATGGCCCTGCTGCAGGAGTACGGCTCCGACGCCGTGCGCTACTGGGCGGCCGGCGGGCGGCCCGGCACCGACACCGCCTTCGACACCGGGCAGATCAAGGTCGGCCGCCGCCTGGCCATCAAGATCCTCAACGCCTCCAAGTTCGTGCTCGGCCTCGGCGAGGCCCCCGCCGAGCCGGGGGAGTTCCACGCGCTGGACGCCTCCATGCTGGCGCGGCTCGCCGCCGTCACCGAGGAGGCCACCGCCGCCTTCGAGGGCTACGACTACACGCGGGCCCTGGAGGCCGCCGAGCGGTTCTTCTGGGAGTTCTGCGACGACTACCTGGAACTGGTCAAGGCCCGCGCCTACGGCGACGACGAGGGCGCCGCCTCGGCGCGCGCCGCGCTGCGCACGGCCCTGGACGTGCTGCTGCGGCTGTTCGCCCCGTTCCTGCCGTTCGTCACCGAGGAGGTCTGGTCCTGGTGGCGGCCCGGCTCGGTGCACCGCGCCGCCTGGCCGTCCCCGGCCGAGCTCGGCGCCGCCGCCCCCGGCGACCCCGGCGTGCTCGCCACGGTGTCGGAGGTCCTGCGCGAGGTCCGCAAGGCCAAGTCCTCGGCCAAGCTGTCCATGCGGGCCGAGGTCGCGCGGCTGAGCGTCGCCGGCGCCTCCGTGGCGCTCGTGCGCCCCGCCCAGGACGACCTGTGCGCGGCCGGCGCCGTCGAGGAGTTCGTCCTGCGGCACGACGAGGACGGCGACCTGCGGGTCGAGGTCACGCTCGCGCAGGCCGCTCCCGCCTGATCCGGTTCCGCGCTCCTCCGTGCCCCCGGCCCGCGTCCGTGAGCCCGCGCCGGGGGACGGAGGGGACGCCGGGGGACAGATCAGAACCGGAGCAGCCTCAACCGGTCGGTAAGCTGCGCGCGTTCGGCTTCCCGGCGTGCCAGTCTGGAGAGGTGATCGTGGAAAGGGAGAGCGACGGGCGCGGCGTGCCGCCCGTCCTGTCGGCGATGGCGGCCTGGAGCTGGCGCCTCATCGTCACGGGCGTGGTCGTCTGGTTCTCGGTACAGGTGATCGTCAGGCTGAGCTTCGTGGCGCTACCGGTGGCCATCGCGCTGCTGCTCACCGCCCTGCTCTTCCCGCTCACCGACCGGCTGCGCGAGACGGGCATGCGCTCCATCTGGGCGACGTGGATCACCATGCTGCTCGCCTTCGCCGTCATCGTCGGGCTCGGGTTCATCATCGGCATCCGCGCCAACGACGAGTTCCCCCGGCTGGCCGAGCAGGTCCAGGTCACCGCGCGCGAGGTGCAGAACTGGCTGCTGACCGGGCCGTTCCAGCTCAAGGAGGCCCAGCTCACCGAGATCGTCAACGAGATCGTGCGGCAGATCAACACCCAGCGCAGCGCCATCACCAGCACGATCCTGTCCACGGCGACGGTCTTCGTCGAGGTGCTCGCCTCGATCGTCCTGCTGCTGTTCGTCACGTTCTTCCTGCTCAAGGACGGCGGCCAGATCTGGTCGTGGTTCCTGCGCGCCTTCGGCGGCGCCGCGCCGCGCGTCGACAGGGCCGGCCGCGCCGCCTGGCACACCCTGTCGCAGTACATCCACGGCACCGTCATCGTGGCCGCCATCCACGGCGTGGTGATCGGCATCGTCCTGTTCGGCATGGGCGTGCCGCTGTGGGCGCCGCTGGCCGTGCTCATCTTCGTGGCCAGCTTCATCCCGATCGTCGGCATCTTCTTCGCCGGCGGCCTGGCCACGCTCGTCACCCTCGGCGCCAAGGGAATGATCTTCGCGCTGGTCTTCGTCGGCATCCTCGTCGTCGAGCAGCAACTGGAGAACCACGTGCTCCAGCCGCTGATCGTCGGCCGCGCGGTGAAGTTCCACCCCCTGGCCATCATCCTGGTGCTGGCCATCGGCGGCGTCCTCGGCGGCATCGCCGGAGCGGCGATCGCCGTCCCCATCGTCGCGGTCCTGTACCGTGCCCTGCCCGAACTGCGCAGAACGCCGCCCGAGCTGCCGCCGGGCGAGCCCCACGAGCCACCGGCGCCGCCCAAGCCGCCCGCCGGCCGCGTGCCCGGCGCGGGAGAGGACGTCTCGCCTCAGCACAGCGGGTAAGGTCTCCCTTCATGAGCACA containing:
- a CDS encoding DUF4193 domain-containing protein; protein product: MATDYDSPRKTDDDLSEDSLQELQARRTDKSSGSIDIDETDLAESLELPGADLSNEELSLRVIPRQADEFTCSRCFLVHHRSQLASDKGGQQICRECAA
- a CDS encoding alpha,alpha-trehalose-phosphate synthase (UDP-forming), which translates into the protein MRSSFLIVANRLPVDRTITPDGTASWRRSPGGLVTAIAPVMQRRDGAWLGWHGAPDEELKPFEHDGMNLIPIPLSAGEVELYYEGFSNATLWPLYHDVVATPVYSRVLWDAYRAVNERFARAAADTAAENAVVWVQDYQLQLVPAMLRALRPDVRIGFFLHIPFPPAELFWQLPWRREILEGLLGADLVGFQRPGGASNFIRLCRRQLGLQNQRQEISYGERTVRAEAFPISVDFSELDTLVREPHIIARAKEIRAELGEPEHVMLGVDRLDYTKGIGQRLKAFGELLADKTVAPGEAVFVQIATPSRERVEEYRNLRDDIELRVGRINGQYGVLGVPPINYFHQSYDRDELAALYCAADVMVVTPLRDGMNLVAKEYVACRHDLRGALVLSEFAGAADELKHAYLVNPWDVDGLKRQMVAALRATPHELSRRMRSMRRRVATYDVDRWAGDFLAALER
- a CDS encoding DUF4235 domain-containing protein; this translates as MGGRSAEAEKQDMAWRLIGAVVGLGVGFVARKAIEYGWRKTTGKEPPADPNSLETSLAEAIGFAVVMGVGMEVTRIVATRTAHKRYQAWKSVTRKAEQVVG
- the valS gene encoding valine--tRNA ligase yields the protein MTQQRPHRATVPDRPSLDGLEAVWAARWDGEGTYRFDRSKTRDEVYSIDTPPPTVSGSLHVGHVFSYTHTDTLARYRRMRGREVFYPMGWDDNGLPTERRVQNHFGVRCDPSLPYDPAFTPPAAPDPKRPARVSRRNFTELCERLTAEDEKAFEELWRHLGLSVDWSLTYATIDAASRAASQRAFLRNMARGEAYLAEGPTLWDVTFGTAVAQAELEDREWPGAFHRIRFGGAPGTAHEDGVFIETTRPELIPACVALVAHPDDERYRPLFGRTVTTPIFGVPVPVVAHRLAEPGKGSGIAMICTFGDVTDVVWWRELDLPTRPVIGWDGRLLPEPPDGVPAGPYAELAGKTTHSARERLVQMLRDSGDLDGEPRKISRPVKFYEKGDRPLEIVTTRQWYIRNGGRDAALREALVERGRELEWHPPHMRVRYENWVQGLAGDWLISRQRFFGVPIPVWYPLDSEGRPIHESPIAADERSLPVDPASDAPPGYAEEQRGKPFGFAADPDVMDTWATSSLSPQTVSGWERDPDLFARVFPMDLRPQAHEIIRTWLFASVVRAHLENGVLPWRHAAISGWILDPDRKKMSKSKGNVVTPMALLQEYGSDAVRYWAAGGRPGTDTAFDTGQIKVGRRLAIKILNASKFVLGLGEAPAEPGEFHALDASMLARLAAVTEEATAAFEGYDYTRALEAAERFFWEFCDDYLELVKARAYGDDEGAASARAALRTALDVLLRLFAPFLPFVTEEVWSWWRPGSVHRAAWPSPAELGAAAPGDPGVLATVSEVLREVRKAKSSAKLSMRAEVARLSVAGASVALVRPAQDDLCAAGAVEEFVLRHDEDGDLRVEVTLAQAAPA
- a CDS encoding AI-2E family transporter; the protein is MIVERESDGRGVPPVLSAMAAWSWRLIVTGVVVWFSVQVIVRLSFVALPVAIALLLTALLFPLTDRLRETGMRSIWATWITMLLAFAVIVGLGFIIGIRANDEFPRLAEQVQVTAREVQNWLLTGPFQLKEAQLTEIVNEIVRQINTQRSAITSTILSTATVFVEVLASIVLLLFVTFFLLKDGGQIWSWFLRAFGGAAPRVDRAGRAAWHTLSQYIHGTVIVAAIHGVVIGIVLFGMGVPLWAPLAVLIFVASFIPIVGIFFAGGLATLVTLGAKGMIFALVFVGILVVEQQLENHVLQPLIVGRAVKFHPLAIILVLAIGGVLGGIAGAAIAVPIVAVLYRALPELRRTPPELPPGEPHEPPAPPKPPAGRVPGAGEDVSPQHSG